In a single window of the Phaeobacter sp. G2 genome:
- a CDS encoding calcium/sodium antiporter: MMPWLLCGLGLVILLLAGDALVRGAVNLSLRLGVPALIVSLTIVAFGTSAPELLIAIKAVAENADGIAMGNVVGSNTANILMVLGIPAILATLHTSQCDSRKSYVLMLLASVLFIGLSMCGTLTIWSGLILLTALALFLGDAFRDARSHRKNCCSGDEDEPLEGLEEADPSMPVWKIAIFLGLGLIGLPLGADLLVDNATIIARMYQVSEPVIGLTLVAIGTSLPELATTVMATLRKQADVALGNVIGSNMFNLLAIIGIATLIGPITVDPEFLRFDLWVMLGASLLIFPFVFFKKNITRLWGFGLTGLYIGYILVLF, from the coding sequence ATGATGCCGTGGCTGCTTTGTGGGTTGGGTCTGGTGATCCTGCTTTTGGCTGGGGATGCACTGGTACGTGGTGCGGTGAACCTATCGCTGCGCCTTGGGGTGCCTGCCTTGATCGTCAGTCTGACGATTGTGGCCTTTGGCACCTCTGCGCCTGAGCTGCTGATCGCGATCAAAGCGGTTGCAGAAAACGCCGATGGCATTGCAATGGGCAATGTGGTGGGCTCCAATACCGCCAATATTCTAATGGTTCTCGGCATTCCTGCCATCCTAGCCACCCTGCATACTAGTCAATGTGACAGCCGCAAAAGCTATGTGCTGATGCTTCTGGCCTCTGTCTTGTTCATTGGTCTGTCGATGTGTGGCACCCTGACGATCTGGTCTGGGTTGATCCTGCTGACGGCCCTGGCGCTGTTTCTGGGCGATGCCTTTCGCGATGCACGCAGCCATCGCAAAAACTGTTGCAGCGGCGACGAGGATGAGCCGCTGGAGGGGCTGGAAGAAGCCGACCCCAGCATGCCGGTCTGGAAGATTGCGATCTTTCTTGGGCTGGGCCTGATCGGCCTGCCGCTGGGCGCGGATCTTTTGGTGGATAATGCCACGATCATCGCCCGCATGTACCAAGTCAGCGAGCCGGTCATTGGCCTGACCCTGGTTGCCATTGGCACCTCGCTGCCCGAACTCGCCACCACGGTCATGGCAACCCTGCGCAAACAGGCGGATGTGGCGCTGGGCAATGTCATCGGCTCCAATATGTTCAACCTGTTGGCCATCATCGGCATTGCCACCCTGATCGGACCGATCACCGTGGATCCTGAATTCCTGCGCTTTGACCTTTGGGTCATGCTGGGTGCCTCGCTGCTGATCTTTCCTTTTGTGTTCTTCAAAAAGAACATCACCCGACTTTGGGGCTTTGGCCTGACGGGGCTTTACATCGGATATATCCTGGTGCTGTTTTGA
- a CDS encoding SDR family oxidoreductase yields MRALVTGAGKRLGRAMALKLAAEGYDVAVHYDQSAAAAEDVAQEIRALGRQAVTLQADLLCQQASRDLLPHAASALGGAITCLVNNASIFEPDLLETASTTSWDRAFDSNLRAPFLLTQAMAAQSVTLPTDATGEPQAWGLVVNMIDQRVRNLTPDFISYTLAKSALWTLTQTAAQALAPRIRVNGIGPGPTLANAHQSSETFAKQRAATILQRGVDPADITAALGYLLTARAVTGQLICVDSGEHLGWVESENFDRG; encoded by the coding sequence ATGCGTGCATTGGTAACAGGGGCGGGCAAGCGGCTTGGCCGGGCCATGGCGCTCAAGCTGGCGGCAGAAGGCTATGATGTTGCGGTGCATTACGACCAGTCCGCCGCAGCCGCGGAGGACGTCGCTCAGGAAATCCGCGCCTTGGGACGTCAGGCAGTCACCCTGCAGGCGGATCTGCTCTGCCAGCAGGCCAGCCGGGACCTGCTGCCCCATGCGGCCTCTGCTCTGGGCGGTGCCATCACCTGCCTGGTGAACAATGCGTCGATTTTTGAACCAGACCTGCTGGAAACCGCCAGCACCACCAGCTGGGACCGTGCCTTTGACAGCAATCTGCGCGCGCCTTTTCTGCTGACCCAGGCGATGGCGGCGCAATCTGTCACGCTGCCCACAGACGCGACGGGAGAGCCACAGGCCTGGGGGCTGGTGGTCAATATGATTGATCAGCGGGTGCGCAATCTGACGCCGGATTTCATCAGCTACACCCTGGCCAAATCAGCGCTTTGGACCCTGACGCAGACTGCAGCCCAGGCGCTGGCCCCAAGAATTCGTGTCAACGGGATCGGACCGGGTCCAACCCTGGCCAATGCCCATCAAAGCAGTGAGACCTTTGCCAAACAGCGGGCTGCGACCATCCTGCAGCGCGGTGTCGATCCGGCGGATATTACCGCAGCCCTTGGCTATCTGCTCACCGCGCGGGCGGTGACAGGACAGCTCATTTGCGTCGATAGCGGCGAACACTTGGGCTGGGTCGAGAGCGAGAATTTTGACCGCGGCTGA
- the uvrC gene encoding excinuclease ABC subunit UvrC, translating into MTDQTPEQPSDSSAEQSTPLPVAATSDGEVPRRGYAVIQDYLKTLDASPGVYRMLDSESRVLYVGKARNLRARVSNYSRPGNSARIERMIALTTRMMFLTTRTETEALLLEQNLIKQLKPKYNVLLRDDKSFPSILVAKDHPFAQLKKHRGARKQKGSYFGPFAGAGAVNRTLNQLQKAFLLRDCSNAMFESRTRPCLQYQIKRCSAPCTGEISEEEYGLAVRDAERFLSGRSTKIQEELAAEMMKASEAMEFERAAALRDRIKALTQVQSSQGINPRGVAEADIIGLHMEGGQACVQVFFIRANQNWGNQDFYPRVDADMSPAEVMEAFLGQFYDNKEPPRQLILSDAIENTDLMEEALSGKAERKVEILVPLRGEKTELVAGAVRNARESLARRMAESATQIKLLKGLAEAFGLKAPPQRIEVYDNSHIQGTNAVGGMIVAGPEGFMKNAYRKFNIKGDDLVPGDDFGMMKEVLNRRFSRLKKEDPDRSKGQWPDLLLIDGGAGQVSAVAEIMAEHGVEDIPMVGVAKGVDRDHGKEEFHRLGENAFALQRNDPVLYFVQRMRDEAHRFAIGTHRAKRAKAVGATPLDDVPGVGAGRKRALLRHFGSAKAVSRADLLDLKAVDGISSALAETIYDFFHEKG; encoded by the coding sequence ATGACAGATCAGACGCCAGAACAGCCCTCAGACAGCTCCGCAGAACAAAGCACCCCGCTGCCGGTTGCCGCCACCTCTGACGGGGAGGTGCCGCGCAGGGGCTACGCTGTGATTCAGGACTATCTCAAAACCCTGGATGCCTCTCCCGGGGTTTACCGGATGCTCGATTCTGAGAGCCGGGTGCTTTATGTAGGCAAGGCGCGCAATCTGCGGGCGCGGGTGTCAAACTATAGCCGCCCGGGCAACTCTGCCCGGATCGAGCGGATGATCGCGCTGACCACGCGGATGATGTTCCTCACCACCCGCACCGAGACCGAGGCGCTGCTGCTGGAGCAGAACCTGATCAAGCAGCTGAAGCCCAAATACAACGTGCTGCTGCGCGACGACAAAAGCTTTCCCAGTATTCTGGTGGCCAAGGATCACCCCTTTGCGCAGTTGAAAAAACATCGCGGTGCGCGCAAGCAAAAGGGCAGCTATTTTGGCCCCTTCGCCGGGGCGGGGGCAGTCAACCGGACGCTCAATCAGCTGCAAAAGGCGTTTTTGCTGCGGGATTGTTCCAATGCGATGTTTGAGAGCCGCACGCGGCCCTGTTTGCAATATCAGATCAAGCGCTGTTCTGCCCCCTGTACCGGCGAGATCTCTGAGGAGGAATACGGCCTGGCGGTGCGCGATGCCGAACGCTTTTTGTCCGGGCGCTCCACCAAGATTCAGGAGGAACTGGCGGCGGAGATGATGAAGGCCTCCGAGGCGATGGAGTTTGAACGCGCTGCCGCCCTGCGGGACCGTATCAAGGCGCTGACCCAGGTGCAGTCCAGCCAGGGGATCAACCCGCGCGGGGTTGCCGAAGCCGATATCATCGGGCTGCATATGGAGGGCGGTCAGGCCTGTGTGCAGGTGTTCTTTATCCGCGCCAATCAGAACTGGGGCAATCAGGATTTCTACCCCCGTGTCGATGCGGATATGAGCCCCGCCGAGGTGATGGAGGCCTTCCTGGGCCAATTCTATGACAACAAGGAGCCCCCCAGACAGCTGATCCTGTCGGATGCGATCGAAAACACCGACCTGATGGAAGAGGCGCTCAGCGGCAAGGCTGAGCGCAAGGTCGAGATCCTGGTGCCCCTGCGCGGTGAAAAGACCGAGCTGGTGGCGGGCGCCGTGCGCAATGCCCGCGAAAGCCTGGCGCGGCGCATGGCCGAAAGCGCCACCCAGATCAAACTGTTGAAAGGTCTGGCAGAGGCCTTTGGCCTGAAGGCTCCGCCGCAGCGGATCGAGGTCTATGACAACTCGCATATTCAAGGCACCAATGCGGTTGGCGGCATGATCGTGGCCGGCCCCGAGGGCTTTATGAAAAACGCCTATCGCAAGTTTAACATCAAAGGGGACGATCTGGTGCCCGGCGATGACTTTGGCATGATGAAAGAGGTGCTGAACCGGCGCTTTTCCCGCCTGAAGAAAGAAGACCCGGATCGCTCCAAGGGGCAGTGGCCTGACCTGTTGCTGATCGACGGTGGCGCCGGGCAGGTCTCGGCGGTGGCGGAAATCATGGCGGAACACGGCGTCGAGGATATTCCCATGGTGGGGGTCGCCAAGGGCGTGGATCGCGACCACGGTAAGGAAGAGTTCCACCGGCTGGGGGAGAATGCCTTTGCCCTGCAGCGCAATGACCCGGTGCTGTATTTTGTCCAGCGCATGCGCGACGAGGCGCACCGCTTTGCCATCGGCACCCACCGGGCCAAACGGGCCAAGGCGGTGGGGGCGACACCTTTGGATGATGTTCCAGGTGTCGGCGCGGGCCGCAAACGCGCCTTGCTCAGGCATTTTGGCAGCGCCAAAGCGGTGAGCCGCGCCGATTTGCTGGACCTGAAGGCGGTTGATGGCATTTCAAGCGCCCTGGCAGAAACGATCTACGATTTCTTTCATGAAAAAGGGTAG
- the pgsA gene encoding CDP-diacylglycerol--glycerol-3-phosphate 3-phosphatidyltransferase, producing MKWTLPNILTVVRLLAAPGLAVMFLYFARPLADWFALILFVGAAVTDWFDGYLARAWQQETKMGAMLDPIADKAMVVVALMILVGYADEHWTPWLVLPATVILFREVFVSGLREFLGDTAGTLKVTQLAKWKTTAQMVAIATLFSQGVFEHYLVMSSFGMDEALVAEILSGQVEDLHGLRWKLDGMFWTGRIGLWLLWIAAALTLITGADYMRKALPHLKESN from the coding sequence ATGAAATGGACCCTGCCCAATATCCTGACTGTGGTGCGCCTGCTGGCAGCGCCGGGTCTCGCCGTTATGTTTCTCTATTTTGCCCGCCCCCTGGCGGATTGGTTTGCGCTGATCCTGTTTGTCGGGGCGGCTGTCACCGATTGGTTTGATGGCTATCTGGCACGCGCCTGGCAGCAGGAAACCAAAATGGGGGCGATGCTGGATCCCATTGCGGACAAGGCCATGGTGGTTGTGGCGCTGATGATCCTGGTGGGCTATGCGGATGAGCACTGGACCCCCTGGCTGGTACTGCCTGCCACGGTGATCCTGTTTCGCGAGGTTTTTGTCTCGGGCCTGCGTGAGTTTCTGGGCGACACCGCTGGAACTTTGAAGGTGACACAGTTGGCCAAGTGGAAGACCACGGCTCAGATGGTGGCAATTGCCACGCTGTTTTCCCAAGGGGTTTTTGAACACTATCTGGTGATGTCCTCCTTTGGCATGGATGAGGCGCTGGTGGCTGAAATTCTGTCGGGGCAGGTCGAAGACCTGCATGGGCTGCGCTGGAAGCTGGACGGCATGTTCTGGACCGGGCGGATCGGGCTGTGGCTGTTGTGGATTGCGGCGGCTCTGACCCTGATCACCGGGGCTGATTACATGCGCAAGGCGCTGCCGCATCTGAAGGAGAGCAATTGA
- the moaD gene encoding molybdopterin converting factor subunit 1 — translation MDVVYFAWVRERIGVPRERVETSAATVADLVAELSAREERYSAAFADLSALRVALDQELSDFAAPLEGVREVAFFPPMTGG, via the coding sequence ATGGATGTCGTCTATTTTGCCTGGGTGCGTGAACGTATCGGAGTGCCACGCGAGCGGGTTGAAACCAGCGCCGCCACGGTAGCGGACCTGGTGGCAGAACTGTCAGCGCGCGAAGAACGCTACAGCGCGGCCTTTGCCGATCTTTCCGCCCTGCGGGTTGCCTTGGATCAGGAGCTTTCAGATTTTGCGGCCCCTCTTGAGGGGGTGCGCGAAGTGGCCTTCTTTCCGCCGATGACCGGGGGCTAG